In the Methanosphaera stadtmanae DSM 3091 genome, TATTATTGGTAAAAGTCCACTTGTATGGAATATGAATAATCCACAAAAAGATCAGATAATTAAGGTTTCAGGAACTGCCATGACAAGTAATTCAAAGAATGTACCAGTACGTGCAGAATTATATTTCTATGATGATGCTCTAAATTCAAATCCTAACGATGCAATTTATGTGCACAATGTTACAATAAATTAAAAAAAATTCACTTATTTTTTATTTTTTTAAAATATTTTTATTTTTTTCCCTATTTTTTATTCTAATTTCATTTTTTCAAGTAAATTTGATTACTTTTAAAGCATAATCTTTATAAAAGATTACCTATATATCAATAATAGTATAGGTGATATGTATAGTTGTCCAAATACCAAAAAAAATATAATGACATATATTAACGTATACCGTAAATTAATATCACATCACCACTTACCGATATTAAAAAAAACCTCTATACACACATCCCTATACCCACTTATTAATTAAAATAATATCACTATTTTTACATGAATTTAAGCAAAATAATTTATTATATTTAAAATAAATATATAATTAAATGAAATATTTTTTGAGTAATAATAAATATTACTAAATTAGATGAATTTAAAAAGGAGAATTTAGATGATACGATGTATTTCTTGTGGAAAAGAATACGATGATGATGAAATAATATATAACTGTACATGTGGTTCAATTCTTGAAGTAGAAACTGAAGTTGAAGATATTCCACGTGAAACTTTTGAAAATAGACGAGATAATATCTGGAAATACAAAGAATTCTTACCAGTAAATGCTGACAATAGAGTAAGTCTAGATGAAGGTGGAACACCATTTTGTAAATGTGAAAAAATAGGTAAAGAATTAGGTGTAGACCTTTATGTTAAAGTAGAAGGTTCAAATCCAACAGGTAGTTTTAAAGATAGGGGAATGAGTGTAGGTACAACAAAAGCAGTAGATCTTGGAGTAAATATGGTTGGTTGTGCTTCTACAGGAAACACTTCAGCTTCACTATCAGCATATGCTGCACGTGCTGGACTTAAATGTGCAGTAGTATTACCATCAGGAAAAGTAGCTTTAGGAAAATTAGCTCAAGCAATGTTCCATGGAGCAAAAGTATTTGCAATTGATGGAAACTTTGATGATGCATTAAAAACCATAACAGAATTAGCATTAGATGGTGAATTATATCTTCTAAATTCAATAAATCCATTCCGTTTAGAAGGACAAAAAACTATTGGATTTGAATTAGTACATGATCTTGGATGGGAATCACCAGACAGAGTAATATTACCTGTAGGTAATGCAGGAAACATATCTGCAATATGGAAAGGTATAACTGAATTTAGAGATGCAGGATACATTAAAGATACTCCTATGATGACAGGTATTCAGGCAGTTAACAGTGCACCAATAGCAAATGCAGTAAAAGCAGGAGAAGACACAGTAACTCCTGTAGAAAATCCAGATACTATTGCAACAGCTATAAGAATAGGAGCGCCTGTAAGTTCAGTAAAAGCTATGAGAGCAATAAAAGAATCTAATGGTACTGCAGAAACAGTAACTGATGATGAAATATTAGATGCACAAAAATATCTTGCAAGAACAGAGGGTATTGGTGTAGAACCAGCATCTGCTGCAAGTATTGCAGGACTTAAAAAATTAGTTGAAAATGGTGATGTTGATAAAGGTGAACGTGTTGTATGTATTGTAACAGGACATGTATTAAAAGATCCTAATGTAGCAATAGATGCATGTGAAGATCCAACACCTGTATCATCAGATCCTAATGAAATAAGAAATGTTATAAGAACATTATAAGTTCATATAACTTCCACTTTTTTTTATTAAAAAAAAAATCTTTTGATTATTATGATGATTATAATTACAGGTACTCCAGGTACAGGTAAAACTACTGTAACAAAAATATTAAAGAATAAAATTAATGCTAAATTAATTAGTATTAATAGTTTACTTGAGAGTTATGATTTAACTTTAGGTACTGATGAAGTACGAGGATATAAAATAGTTGATACTATTGAAATGATTCCTATTGTTAATAAAATCAGAAAAGAATGTGGTGATAATCTTCTTATATTTGAAGGACATTTAGCACAAGACTATCCAAGTAGTGATATGGTTGTTGTTTTAAGATGTAATCCTGATATTCTTAAAAAACGATTAGATAGTCGTAATTGGCCTGAAAAAAAGGTTAAAGAGAATGTTAGTGCTGAGATTTTAGGTGTTTGTACAAGTGAAAGTTATGAAACTTATGGAGATATTGTTCAAGAAGTGGAAACATCTAATTTAACACCAGATGAGGTTGCAGATATATTGATAGATATCATTAATAAAAAGATAGAATATCCTTTAGGTATTATTGATTATCTTGGAGATTACTTCACATATCTTGATTAATTTTTTATTTTTTTAATAATATTACTTTTTTTAAAATGATTCTGGACGTTTCATGTTCAAATAATATTTATTTGCTGAATATTACGTGTATCTTTCTTTTATTTATATAAATAATTCCTTATTTTTCTTTATTTAACTTTAAACTATGATAATTTAAATGTGGGTTTAATAACTAATTAATAAATTAACCTCAGATTAAAATAATATTTTTATTGAATTTAAAAGTTTAAATAATTTTTTATTGTATTGTTATATAAATTTAGGGGGGGGGTGATGTGACACATGATCCTAAAACTTTAAATAAGTATTTATTGTATTGTTATGTATTAGTTTTTTAAAAAATTTCCTTAAAATGATTTTAAAATAGTAATGTTTAATAATGATAAATAATAAAATATGTTGAAAGAAGATTTAAGTCTATTTTAAATTCAAATTATTTAAATTTAAGTAATATTTAACTTTACAAATAAAAGTTTTAAATAGAAATTAAATAATCTTCTTTATTTAATTAATAAAATAGTAGTTGAGAATTAAGAATATTTAAAAATATTCTATTTATTTAATATGGGTGAAAAATAAAATTTTTTTAAATCAAACAGGATAAACTTCATAAATAATTATGAAATAAGGATAATCAAATGAAAGTAGAGATAAAAATAAGATTATAAATTGGTGAAACTATGCATAAAAATAGAATAGTGTGTATATTTATTATGTTATTAGTTTTATTAATTGGATTAAGTTGCGCTGTAGCAACAGATACTTCTAAAGATATTTCAGAGTTAGAAGTAAAAAAACAAGATATTGATACAAATATAAATGCTCTAAAAGAATCAAATGTTGATAAAATAGTAAATCAAAAAGAAATAATAGGAAAAATGCAGAATACACAAATTGATAAAATAAAAGCTAAAGAAACTACGAAAAACACAATAACAAAGAAAGAACCAACAATAAGTAGCACTGAAAAATCAACAACAGATGATGACACTCAAGAAGCATCAAATCATGATGCAAAGTCTAATAAAAAATCAAACACTGATTCATCAACATTAGTACCTCTTGAAGATCACGAGGAAGTATCTTATGATAAAAATACAGTATCAAATGAAGTAAATATTAATCCAAAAGTAACTAATAACATAAAAGACAGTACATTTAATTTAAAAAATATTGAAGAACCATATAAAAATGTTTCAAGTTTAAATCAAATAAACACCAATGGAACATTTAATTTAACAAGTGATACCTCTGGACAATTAACATTATCTGATGGAAATACTACAATATATGGAAATAACCATAAGATAATACCAAATAATCCAAATCAATACTTTGTAACAATTAATGCAGGACAAAAACTTACATTGAAAAATATAGTTATAGATAGTAATTCTGAATTTTCCAGTGATTGGCTATACAGACCTGCAATAATAGTTAATGCTG is a window encoding:
- the thrC gene encoding threonine synthase → MIRCISCGKEYDDDEIIYNCTCGSILEVETEVEDIPRETFENRRDNIWKYKEFLPVNADNRVSLDEGGTPFCKCEKIGKELGVDLYVKVEGSNPTGSFKDRGMSVGTTKAVDLGVNMVGCASTGNTSASLSAYAARAGLKCAVVLPSGKVALGKLAQAMFHGAKVFAIDGNFDDALKTITELALDGELYLLNSINPFRLEGQKTIGFELVHDLGWESPDRVILPVGNAGNISAIWKGITEFRDAGYIKDTPMMTGIQAVNSAPIANAVKAGEDTVTPVENPDTIATAIRIGAPVSSVKAMRAIKESNGTAETVTDDEILDAQKYLARTEGIGVEPASAASIAGLKKLVENGDVDKGERVVCIVTGHVLKDPNVAIDACEDPTPVSSDPNEIRNVIRTL
- a CDS encoding adenylate kinase family protein, with the protein product MMIIITGTPGTGKTTVTKILKNKINAKLISINSLLESYDLTLGTDEVRGYKIVDTIEMIPIVNKIRKECGDNLLIFEGHLAQDYPSSDMVVVLRCNPDILKKRLDSRNWPEKKVKENVSAEILGVCTSESYETYGDIVQEVETSNLTPDEVADILIDIINKKIEYPLGIIDYLGDYFTYLD